DNA from Streptococcus parasuis:
AAACTAGCTCCAATACCAAATCAAGATATCATAACACTCATGACGTGTGATAATGCGCCAGAATACAATAAACGATACTTAATAAATGCAAGGCGTGTTATTAGTAATCAAGAGGTCAAAGCTCCACCGACCTCAATCATTACTTTATTGACCCAATCTGACGCAAATCTCTCATTGAAAACTTTTCGTCTTCTCCCATATTTTATTGTTATTTTCGCAACGTTAAGTATTGGTTATTTTTCTACAATATTATTGAAAATATTTACAAAAAAACAATAGCAACATGCAAAGTAAAAACATTCTCAATCTTAGAATTTTTAGTATACTAATACACTACATTTATGTTAAATACAAAACCTCATTTCTTTATAAATTAGAAATGAGGTTTTGTGATTTATGCATGTATATTATAGTTGTTGGCGATTCATTGTAAGCACCATTTACTATCACATATCGGTTTACTACCACCTATATAGCCTACTTCTTTAGCGGAAGAATCTCTTCTTGAAACTCAAAAAGATTGGTATCACTAATAGTAAGAGGCCAGCGATAAACGGTGCAACCAATATCGGGTCAACCTGACTCGCTTCCGAAGTGACGCGAGCTTCTTTTGCTTCATTGGCAATCCGATGTCCACGAACCAATAGCCTATGACTATTGACGCCGTAAGGTGTACAAGTCACCAAGGTCACATAATCTTGATCAGGATCAATTGTGAGCGGGGAAACATCGTCTGGTGTAACTGTCAATATTTGATCTACTTCATATGTCAAGGTTTGATCCAAGACCTGAATGTAAAAGATATCTCCTTCAACCAATTGATCCAAATCGGTAAATAATTTAGCTGATGGTAGACCACGGTGCCCAGAAATAACGGCGTGTGTCCCCTTACCCCCGATTGGCAAAGACGTTCCTGGGATATGGCCAATGGCTACCTGCAAAATTTCTGCATCTGTCCCATGATAAATCGGCATGGTAGTCTTAATTTTGGGAATGTCTACGTAAGCCATAATTCCCGTATCGCTAACATCCAAAATTTGATTATAGCTTGTTCGCTCTTCTGCCGTCAAATTTAAGTCGGGCAGACTATTTTTAGCAAGGCTATCATTGTAAGCTTTCGCATCTGCCAGCATCCGATCGTTTTCTTGTTGGGTCAAGTTGTTTACTTTGTCCACATAGCCTGCAATGGCCTCAGATTGATGGAAGGAATTCCAGTAGTCACTTACTGTCGGGTAGAGGAGAAAGGATAGCCCGACAAGCAAGATAAAGACCAAGATGATGGTCGAAAAATTAGCTTTGATTTTTGCAATCATACGGACCTCCTTTCTCCTAACAAAAGAAGAGGAGATAGATTTTTAGCATGCTACCTCCTGCTTCTCCCTTATTACGATTATTCAGCGTCCATGCGACGTTTTGTGATGAGGAGGATACCTGCACCAATCACAAATACTGAACCTAAAATGTAGAGCAAACGAGTACCGACGCTACCTGTTTCAGGAAGCAATGAACCAGTACCGTTGACAACTGTTGTACTTAACTTACCACCTGTAGTATCGAAGGCAACTTTGTTATCCGATTCTGAGCTTGATTGATTAGTTAAGTCTGAATTAAGACGTTCAACTGATACAGTTCTTAAGAGGGGATCTGCCGCCAAAGTATCTGCATTTGCAAGAACTCGGAAGTAAATAGGAGCTGTTAGTTTATTGTAACCCGCCGGAGCAACAGTTTCTTCTAGACGGTAAACCCCTGCATCCAAGCCAGTCACTTTAAAGTTTGTGCCATCTGTTGATTTCACCAAAGTGAGATCAGTCCAAACTCCATTCACATTTTTTTGAAGGGTAAATACAGCACCACTAAGAGGTGTTTTCTTATCTTCACCAACTTTATTGATATCTAAACTAAAGGTAAAGATAGTAACTTTATCTTCTGGTGTTTCTCCTTTTGGAGATGTTTCACCTGAACCAGTATAGTTAGGGTTATTCGAGTAAACAAGCTTAACCGTGTTTGGATTTCCTTTGGAAGCATTCTCTTGACCAACCACCAATCCATTTGATGTCAAAGTTGCAGTGTATTCAACTACAATCTTAGTTGCAGCAGTAATGTTTACAGTCGTAATTTTTTTAACATCATTTGTATAAATGTTCAAGCCAGAAGTTGTATCAACTGTAAAGTAGCTCGTAACATCTGTTCTATCACTTCCATTCACTGCGTAGACTTTTACACTACCTGCATTAAAGCTTAATGCTGATGAAAGAGTATCTACAAACTTCAAGTAGTAAGAGGTATATTCTGCGTATCGTTGAGGAAGAGTAGCTGTCAATTGGAAAGGAATAACATCTCCTAAGTCATAGCTACCAGAATCTTGCCAATCAGATACTGAATTTGTTGTATCATTTGTTTCTTTTGTTTTCTTTTCTACAGAAGGGATGGATAGTTTTGAGCTAACAGTCGTGTCACCAACAACTTGCAACATGTATTCAGAATAAGCTCGGTTAGAATTTTCTAAGGTTCCTAATTTATCTGCCACGAAGTAGTAACCAGCTGCTAATCCAGAAATAGTTACAGAAACTCCAGTTTGTGTAGTTTCTGAAGATTGCTTGGGAGTCCCTGTCAAATAGAGGTAGGAATTTCCATCCGCATTAAGCGCACCTGCTACTGCTGCAAATTTTGCACCGTTTCCTCCAGCAGCTAATGCTGCTGCGATAGCTGCTGCATCAATAGTTCCGCCATTGAAAGCGTCAGCTAAGGCTTGTTTACCAGCTTCATTAATGTTAGCACCCCAAGTGATGTTTGACAATCTTTCAACACCATTAGTATCCTTCGAATAATCACCAGCGAAGATTTGGTATGCTTCATAGGTACGACCAAAGAAGTTATAAGTGTTACCATCACCAATAACTTGACCACTACTATCGTAGTTAGGGTTTTGGATGGTAATAGTATAAGTAGTAGTATCTGCCGCCTGAATTGTTAATGCCGAGAAGGCAAGGAACAACGCAGCGAGCATTGTTAAGATTAGCTTTATTTTTTTCATTTTTTTCTCCATAAAATTGTTGCTTGATGTGATCGACATCACTGAGTAAAAAAAGTTGTGGCACTAAGCCAAAAATTGAGTTACTTTTTACCTAGGGCGCACCTCCTTGATACTTTCTGTACAGATGAACCAAGAGACCAATCATAGTGACCATTGAGGCAACCAATCCAAAGATAGCAACCTTCTCCGGTCCTATGCCTCCCGTTTCAGGAAGCACATAGGCTTGTTGGGCTTGATTGACAAGTGTGATGTCTCCTGAAGAAACTGCGTTGTCTTTGGTTACATCATAAGATACGTCATACCC
Protein-coding regions in this window:
- a CDS encoding class C sortase — protein: MIAKIKANFSTIILVFILLVGLSFLLYPTVSDYWNSFHQSEAIAGYVDKVNNLTQQENDRMLADAKAYNDSLAKNSLPDLNLTAEERTSYNQILDVSDTGIMAYVDIPKIKTTMPIYHGTDAEILQVAIGHIPGTSLPIGGKGTHAVISGHRGLPSAKLFTDLDQLVEGDIFYIQVLDQTLTYEVDQILTVTPDDVSPLTIDPDQDYVTLVTCTPYGVNSHRLLVRGHRIANEAKEARVTSEASQVDPILVAPFIAGLLLLVIPIFLSFKKRFFR
- a CDS encoding isopeptide-forming domain-containing fimbrial protein yields the protein MKKIKLILTMLAALFLAFSALTIQAADTTTYTITIQNPNYDSSGQVIGDGNTYNFFGRTYEAYQIFAGDYSKDTNGVERLSNITWGANINEAGKQALADAFNGGTIDAAAIAAALAAGGNGAKFAAVAGALNADGNSYLYLTGTPKQSSETTQTGVSVTISGLAAGYYFVADKLGTLENSNRAYSEYMLQVVGDTTVSSKLSIPSVEKKTKETNDTTNSVSDWQDSGSYDLGDVIPFQLTATLPQRYAEYTSYYLKFVDTLSSALSFNAGSVKVYAVNGSDRTDVTSYFTVDTTSGLNIYTNDVKKITTVNITAATKIVVEYTATLTSNGLVVGQENASKGNPNTVKLVYSNNPNYTGSGETSPKGETPEDKVTIFTFSLDINKVGEDKKTPLSGAVFTLQKNVNGVWTDLTLVKSTDGTNFKVTGLDAGVYRLEETVAPAGYNKLTAPIYFRVLANADTLAADPLLRTVSVERLNSDLTNQSSSESDNKVAFDTTGGKLSTTVVNGTGSLLPETGSVGTRLLYILGSVFVIGAGILLITKRRMDAE